A single Trueperaceae bacterium DNA region contains:
- a CDS encoding CAP domain-containing protein, with amino-acid sequence MKLRRLLAAGLVALLLTACGTGILPGEPGPPSSGPTDPADPREPSGPTDPSGPADPGDPDPGDPDPGDPDPGDPDPGDPDPGPSFGPTATAFLVAVNEARASGATCGTEVMPPAPALTLDARLIRAAEVHSQDMADTKQMRHEGSDGSSAGDRITREGYAWWAWGENVAWGYTSVTSVMQGWLDSPGHCRNIMNANFTQLGAAGVDNYWTQVFARSR; translated from the coding sequence ATGAAGCTCCGCCGCCTGCTCGCCGCCGGCCTGGTGGCCCTGCTGCTGACTGCGTGCGGCACGGGGATATTGCCGGGCGAGCCCGGTCCGCCCTCGTCTGGGCCGACGGATCCCGCCGACCCGCGGGAGCCGTCGGGTCCGACCGACCCCTCCGGCCCGGCAGACCCCGGCGATCCTGACCCCGGCGATCCTGACCCTGGTGACCCGGATCCAGGTGACCCTGACCCTGGTGACCCGGACCCGGGGCCTAGCTTCGGACCTACCGCGACCGCCTTCCTCGTGGCCGTCAACGAGGCGCGCGCGAGCGGCGCCACGTGCGGTACCGAGGTCATGCCACCCGCGCCGGCCCTGACGCTCGATGCCAGGCTGATCCGGGCCGCCGAGGTCCATAGCCAGGACATGGCCGACACGAAGCAGATGAGGCACGAGGGTTCCGACGGGTCTAGCGCCGGCGACCGCATCACCAGGGAGGGGTACGCCTGGTGGGCTTGGGGTGAGAACGTCGCGTGGGGCTACACGAGCGTTACCAGCGTCATGCAGGGTTGGCTCGACAGCCCCGGCCACTGCAGGAACATCATGAACGCCAACTTCACCCAGCTTGGCGCTGCGGGAGTGGACAACTACTGGACCCAGGTTTTCGCGCGGTCCAGGTGA
- a CDS encoding type II toxin-antitoxin system VapC family toxin, which yields MRLLLDTHVFLWWCADDGRLSTTVRTAVGSADNEVYFSVVSGWEIAIKARLGRLPLPEAPDEFVPLMLKRHAFTVLPITLKHVLADYSLPQHHSDPFDRLLAAQAANGDMTLVTNDRALSEYPVKTLW from the coding sequence ATGAGGCTGCTTCTCGACACGCACGTGTTCCTGTGGTGGTGCGCTGACGATGGGAGGCTGTCAACGACCGTCAGGACCGCCGTCGGTAGTGCTGATAACGAGGTCTACTTCAGTGTCGTGAGTGGTTGGGAGATAGCGATCAAGGCTCGGCTTGGGCGCCTCCCGCTGCCAGAGGCTCCCGACGAGTTCGTCCCGCTGATGCTCAAGCGCCATGCGTTCACCGTGCTCCCTATCACCCTGAAGCACGTACTCGCGGACTACTCGCTACCGCAGCACCACAGCGACCCGTTCGACCGACTCCTAGCAGCACAGGCCGCGAACGGCGACATGACGCTCGTCACCAACGACCGAGCGTTGTCCGAGTACCCAGTCAAGACGCTCTGGTAA
- a CDS encoding type II toxin-antitoxin system Phd/YefM family antitoxin, which translates to MPAPINVHDAKTHLSKLLERVAMGEEIIISKAGEPVAKLSPVAHKRVRTPGGAEGLVVPDDFFDPLPEEFERHFR; encoded by the coding sequence GTGCCGGCGCCTATCAACGTTCACGATGCCAAGACGCACCTCTCGAAGCTGCTAGAGCGTGTCGCCATGGGCGAGGAGATCATCATCTCCAAGGCCGGCGAGCCGGTCGCGAAGCTCAGCCCGGTGGCGCACAAGCGCGTCCGCACACCCGGGGGAGCAGAAGGGCTCGTAGTACCCGACGACTTCTTCGATCCGTTGCCGGAGGAGTTCGAACGGCATTTCAGATGA
- a CDS encoding AbrB/MazE/SpoVT family DNA-binding domain-containing protein — MSTAVSGKLGKRGTLVIPAELRRRYGLREGSMFIAEATDQGILIKPAVAVPVEVYTPERKAEFLLSTAVDEADYVAARAVVEELGLDPDAIEHHRP, encoded by the coding sequence GTGTCCACCGCGGTTTCGGGGAAGTTGGGGAAGCGTGGCACGTTGGTCATCCCGGCGGAGCTCCGGCGCCGATATGGTCTGCGTGAAGGGTCGATGTTCATCGCGGAGGCAACTGATCAGGGAATCCTGATCAAGCCTGCGGTCGCCGTCCCGGTCGAGGTATACACTCCGGAACGCAAGGCTGAGTTCCTGCTGTCCACGGCCGTCGACGAAGCTGATTATGTCGCTGCGCGCGCTGTGGTCGAGGAACTCGGGCTCGATCCGGACGCGATCGAGCACCACAGGCCTTAG
- a CDS encoding DNA-binding protein yields the protein MDKLFLDANVLYSAAYLPDAGLARLWALPGASLITSAYAVAEAERNLGSTEQHTRLERFLEKMIVVDGGVLPPSVARKIGLPDKDGPIIAAAQASRCSHLITGDVRHFGRFYGTELLGVLVLPPAEYLRMRARGAGASSTGSAG from the coding sequence GTGGATAAGTTGTTCCTTGACGCCAACGTGCTGTACTCGGCGGCGTACCTACCGGATGCTGGGTTGGCGCGGTTATGGGCCCTGCCAGGTGCTTCTTTGATCACTTCCGCTTACGCGGTGGCAGAGGCGGAGCGCAATCTCGGCTCCACCGAGCAGCACACGCGGTTGGAACGATTTCTCGAGAAGATGATCGTCGTGGATGGTGGGGTGCTACCGCCTAGCGTGGCGCGCAAGATCGGGCTACCCGATAAGGACGGGCCGATAATCGCCGCCGCGCAGGCCTCGAGGTGCTCGCACCTGATCACGGGCGACGTCCGACATTTCGGCCGGTTCTACGGCACCGAGTTGCTCGGTGTTCTGGTGCTACCACCCGCCGAATACCTGCGGATGAGAGCGCGAGGGGCTGGAGCAAGTTCAACTGGCTCAGCTGGGTGA
- a CDS encoding ABC transporter permease — protein sequence MSLRRFFARLWRNKVGFIGFVVALVVVAAALLGPWLAPYDPLVQSIRERFQGPSARHLLGTDNFGRDTLSRILHGYRTSVFVSLAAVAFATVVGGVLGLLGAYWGGWRDRVIMRVMDVLLAFPIILLAIAVLAVLGPGSFNTGLAIGIVYTPVFARLARGPALTVLSWDYVAAARALGGGAARVLGKHVAPNIMAPILVQTTLSLSTAILVEASLSFLGLGTQPPTPSLGLMLSESRGTMLLSPWVSVFSGLAILLASFGFNLFGDGLRDLLDPTLRDA from the coding sequence GTGAGCCTGCGCCGCTTCTTCGCGCGCCTGTGGCGCAACAAGGTCGGCTTCATCGGTTTCGTGGTCGCCCTCGTCGTCGTGGCGGCCGCCCTGCTCGGACCGTGGCTGGCGCCCTACGACCCGCTGGTCCAGTCCATCCGCGAGCGCTTCCAGGGCCCCAGCGCTCGCCACCTGCTCGGCACAGACAACTTCGGGCGCGACACCCTCTCGCGCATCCTCCACGGCTACCGCACGAGCGTGTTCGTGAGCCTCGCCGCCGTGGCGTTCGCCACCGTGGTGGGCGGGGTGTTGGGCCTCCTCGGGGCTTACTGGGGCGGCTGGCGCGACCGCGTGATCATGCGCGTCATGGACGTGCTGCTCGCCTTCCCCATCATCCTCCTGGCCATCGCCGTCCTGGCGGTGCTCGGTCCCGGCAGCTTCAACACCGGACTCGCCATCGGCATCGTCTACACCCCGGTCTTCGCGCGCCTGGCGCGCGGGCCCGCCCTCACCGTGCTGAGTTGGGACTACGTGGCCGCGGCGCGCGCCCTCGGCGGCGGCGCGGCGCGGGTGCTCGGCAAGCACGTGGCGCCCAACATCATGGCGCCCATCTTAGTTCAGACCACCCTGTCGCTCTCCACCGCCATCCTGGTGGAGGCGTCGCTGAGCTTCCTCGGCCTTGGCACCCAGCCGCCCACGCCGTCGCTGGGGCTCATGCTCAGCGAGAGCCGCGGCACCATGCTGCTCTCACCGTGGGTGTCGGTCTTCTCCGGCCTGGCCATCCTCTTGGCGTCGTTCGGGTTCAACCTGTTCGGCGACGGCCTACGCGACCTGCTCGACCCGACGCTGCGGGACGCTTGA
- a CDS encoding ABC transporter permease — translation MFQYLVRRLADLVVVLFGVSLLVFAMVRFIPGDAVAIMLGANVDITPERVEALRRQIGLDLPAYEQYWNWLTAALRGDLGTSIWTGTPVLTEIAARLPATFEITLLALVLALVLSFPLGVLAARARGTGGDVVVRVLTIVGLTLPSFWVGVLLLYFVSLYLPAWPAIGFVPFGEDPLGNLARVALPTVAVSLPMVGGLTRIVRSSLLEVLSSDYVRTARAKGVGERGLFYKHALRNAMIPAVTVIGVQLGYLLSGVVVIEQVFAIPGVGRLMLGAINERNYPLLQGVVLIVTAVFVVVNLLVDLAYAWIDPRVEYS, via the coding sequence GTGTTCCAGTACCTCGTCCGGCGCCTGGCCGACCTGGTGGTGGTCCTCTTCGGGGTGTCGCTCCTCGTGTTCGCGATGGTGCGGTTCATCCCCGGCGACGCCGTCGCCATCATGCTGGGCGCCAACGTCGACATCACCCCCGAGCGGGTGGAGGCGCTGCGCCGCCAGATCGGCCTCGACCTCCCCGCGTACGAGCAGTACTGGAACTGGCTCACGGCGGCGCTCAGGGGCGACCTCGGCACGAGCATCTGGACGGGCACGCCCGTCCTGACCGAGATAGCCGCCCGCCTGCCCGCCACCTTCGAGATCACGCTCCTGGCGCTCGTCCTCGCCCTCGTCCTGTCGTTCCCGCTCGGCGTGCTCGCCGCGCGGGCGCGGGGCACGGGCGGGGACGTGGTCGTCAGGGTCCTCACCATCGTGGGGCTCACGCTGCCGTCGTTCTGGGTGGGCGTCCTCCTCCTCTACTTCGTCAGCCTCTACCTGCCGGCGTGGCCGGCCATCGGCTTCGTGCCCTTCGGGGAGGACCCGCTCGGCAACCTGGCGCGAGTGGCGCTGCCCACGGTGGCCGTGAGCCTGCCCATGGTGGGCGGGCTCACGCGCATCGTGCGCTCGAGCCTGCTCGAGGTGCTGTCGTCGGATTACGTCCGCACGGCGCGCGCCAAGGGCGTGGGCGAACGCGGCCTCTTCTACAAACATGCCCTCCGAAATGCCATGATCCCCGCCGTCACCGTGATCGGGGTGCAGCTCGGCTACCTGCTCTCCGGCGTCGTCGTCATCGAGCAGGTGTTCGCCATCCCCGGCGTGGGCCGGCTCATGCTCGGCGCCATCAACGAGCGCAACTACCCCCTGCTGCAGGGCGTGGTGCTCATCGTCACGGCCGTCTTCGTCGTCGTCAACCTGCTCGTCGACCTCGCCTACGCCTGGATCGACCCGCGCGTGGAGTACTCGTGA
- a CDS encoding ABC transporter substrate-binding protein: MSRRRLSLVAAVALAGAVLFGTALAQQGRLELAVDQSPVGLDPHVVTAFSSFAVIGQIYDGLLEVNAGLGLEPALATSWTVSDDGLTYVFQIRDGVKFHNGRTMTAEDVVYSYDRIMNPDTGSPQASRFTEVESVTATGPLEVTFRLKVAFAPFLSNLTNLTVVPREVVEANGGSLQQVAVGTGPFMLKEIVPDTYVLLAANPDYYRPGQPKVAELRYNVVPEASTRAAGMRTGTYHLIPDVDPATAETLKNARGVTLMGVQDLAYTLLGLNVSRAPFNDPRVREAINYAIDRSEIVDAVYFGNAVPGGPLSPGLTEWATPTSAFQCYATDKAKARQLLADAGYPNGFDAGLVTFGTIQVVSDVAQVVQAQLAEVGIRLDVNVAEFGAFVQAWRNSDFDTFVSLNGGATDPDGYLYRTFVTGGSTNVFKFSDLAVDELLNRGRTTTDLAERVNIYDHLQKRLACTGPIAHVAYGTLFSAVSDKVSGFQQLPTRGLRYLREVELR; this comes from the coding sequence ATGAGCAGACGCAGGCTCTCCCTCGTAGCGGCCGTCGCCCTCGCCGGCGCGGTCCTCTTCGGCACGGCGCTGGCCCAACAGGGCCGGCTCGAGCTGGCGGTCGACCAGTCGCCGGTCGGCCTCGACCCCCACGTCGTCACGGCCTTCTCCTCGTTCGCGGTCATCGGGCAGATCTACGACGGCCTCCTCGAGGTGAACGCCGGCCTCGGGCTCGAGCCGGCCCTCGCCACCTCCTGGACGGTGTCGGACGACGGCCTCACCTACGTCTTCCAGATCCGCGACGGCGTCAAGTTCCATAACGGCCGCACCATGACGGCCGAGGACGTCGTGTACTCCTACGACCGCATCATGAACCCCGACACGGGCTCCCCCCAGGCCAGCCGCTTCACCGAGGTCGAGTCGGTCACGGCCACGGGGCCGCTCGAGGTCACGTTCCGGCTCAAGGTGGCGTTCGCGCCGTTCCTCTCCAACCTCACCAACCTGACGGTCGTGCCGCGCGAGGTCGTCGAGGCCAACGGCGGCAGCCTGCAGCAGGTGGCCGTCGGCACCGGACCCTTCATGCTGAAGGAGATCGTCCCCGACACCTACGTCCTCCTCGCTGCCAACCCCGACTACTACCGCCCCGGCCAGCCCAAGGTGGCCGAGCTGCGCTACAACGTCGTGCCCGAGGCCTCCACCCGCGCCGCCGGCATGCGCACGGGCACCTACCACCTCATCCCCGACGTCGACCCGGCCACGGCCGAGACCCTCAAGAACGCGCGCGGCGTGACGCTCATGGGCGTCCAGGACCTCGCCTACACCCTCCTCGGCCTCAACGTCAGCCGCGCCCCCTTCAACGACCCGCGCGTGCGCGAGGCCATCAACTACGCCATCGACAGAAGCGAGATCGTCGACGCCGTCTACTTCGGCAACGCCGTGCCCGGCGGCCCGCTGAGCCCCGGCCTCACCGAGTGGGCCACTCCCACCTCCGCCTTCCAGTGCTACGCCACCGACAAGGCCAAGGCGCGCCAGCTCCTCGCCGACGCCGGCTACCCCAACGGCTTCGACGCCGGGCTCGTGACGTTCGGCACGATCCAGGTCGTCTCCGACGTGGCGCAGGTCGTGCAGGCGCAGCTCGCCGAGGTCGGCATCCGCCTCGACGTCAACGTGGCCGAGTTCGGCGCCTTCGTGCAGGCGTGGCGCAACTCCGACTTCGACACCTTCGTGAGCCTCAACGGCGGCGCCACCGACCCCGACGGCTACCTCTACCGCACCTTCGTGACGGGCGGCTCCACCAACGTCTTCAAGTTCTCGGACCTCGCCGTCGACGAGCTCCTCAACCGCGGCCGCACCACCACCGACCTGGCCGAGCGCGTCAACATCTACGACCACCTGCAGAAGCGCCTCGCCTGCACGGGCCCCATCGCCCACGTGGCGTACGGCACGCTGTTCAGCGCCGTCTCCGACAAGGTCTCGGGCTTCCAGCAGCTCCCCACCCGCGGCCTGCGCTACCTGCGCGAGGTCGAGCTGCGCTGA
- a CDS encoding serine hydrolase produces the protein MSRHLDGGSSAAQRAVAAAAPLLAAAVAERVTPGAVLQVAGPHGPGATTAVGAAAYGAAAVTPATVYDLASLTKVTACLPSFLVLLEAGEVRLTDTVDRFFSNAGWMQEPSLGGVTLEELALHRSGLEAWRPLYATVQGRRTVMANVLQSGVTPTRGRNVYSDLGVIVLTAVIERVAGERIDAFAARHVFEPLGMTATRYGPLPDGAAVAATEDDGLRGPLVGRVHDENADAMEGVSGHAGLFGTAADLTRYAQAWLRLEAPFASADHMRLAASDLSGGEGVRRGVLWRLAEPDWPFGPGFSGGAYGHTGFTGTSMVIEPAAGLVIVLLTNRVHPHRGNAVGIAALRRAVHGAVREAFA, from the coding sequence ATGTCCCGACACCTCGATGGCGGAAGCTCGGCCGCCCAGCGCGCGGTCGCCGCCGCCGCCCCGCTGCTCGCGGCCGCCGTGGCCGAGCGGGTGACCCCCGGCGCGGTGCTGCAGGTGGCCGGACCGCACGGACCCGGCGCCACCACCGCCGTGGGAGCCGCGGCCTACGGCGCCGCCGCCGTAACCCCCGCCACCGTCTACGACCTGGCGTCTCTCACCAAGGTGACGGCCTGCCTGCCGTCGTTCCTCGTGCTGCTCGAGGCGGGCGAGGTGCGCCTCACCGACACGGTCGACCGCTTCTTCTCCAACGCCGGCTGGATGCAGGAGCCGTCCCTCGGGGGCGTCACGCTCGAGGAGCTGGCGCTGCACCGCTCGGGGCTGGAGGCGTGGCGGCCCCTCTACGCGACCGTCCAGGGTCGCCGCACCGTCATGGCCAACGTGCTGCAGTCGGGAGTGACCCCCACGCGCGGCCGGAACGTCTACTCGGACCTCGGCGTCATCGTGCTCACGGCGGTGATCGAGCGCGTGGCGGGGGAGCGCATCGACGCGTTCGCGGCCCGTCACGTGTTCGAGCCGCTTGGCATGACCGCCACCCGCTACGGGCCGCTACCTGACGGCGCCGCCGTGGCGGCCACCGAGGATGACGGCCTGCGCGGCCCGCTCGTCGGGCGCGTGCACGACGAGAACGCTGACGCCATGGAGGGCGTCTCGGGCCACGCCGGCCTCTTCGGCACCGCCGCCGACCTCACGCGCTACGCGCAGGCCTGGCTGCGGCTCGAGGCGCCGTTCGCGAGCGCCGATCACATGCGGCTGGCCGCCTCCGACCTGTCCGGCGGCGAGGGCGTGCGGCGCGGGGTGCTGTGGCGGCTGGCGGAGCCCGACTGGCCGTTCGGGCCGGGCTTCTCCGGCGGCGCATACGGTCACACGGGCTTCACCGGCACGAGCATGGTCATCGAGCCCGCCGCCGGCCTGGTGATCGTCCTGCTCACCAACCGCGTGCACCCGCACCGCGGCAACGCGGTCGGCATCGCGGCCCTGAGGCGCGCCGTGCACGGCGCCGTGCGCGAGGCGTTCGCGTGA
- a CDS encoding anhydro-N-acetylmuramic acid kinase produces MSGTSLDGVDTVTARLERVGGRLDWRVLGRSARPYPSDLAGRLHLALKPETSDVLLLTELHQEVGRFYAEVVTAAQAEHPLDLVALSGQTVYHVPRPDAARGWRVKSTLQLGEAAVVAERCRVTTVSDFRQSDLAAGGQGAPLVAFPDSQLYAAPGVARVVVNLGGIANVTYLPANGAEDRVVAFDTGPGNCLLDEAMTARAGEPFDAGGRVAREGAVDEAALARLLSEPYFALPPPKTTGRELFHLGAALEAGWPGGEPPLPTLVATLARLTVRSLVDAVNEHLLPKGVDEVLVAGGGARNPVLLEGIAAGLRAPVRGFAELGYDDKDRETLAMAVMGYLALHGEPNVLPSATGAAWPVVAGKVTRPWRGR; encoded by the coding sequence ATGTCGGGCACCTCGCTCGACGGGGTGGACACGGTGACGGCGCGCCTGGAGCGCGTCGGGGGGCGCCTCGACTGGCGCGTGCTGGGGCGCTCGGCGCGGCCCTACCCCAGCGACCTCGCAGGGCGGCTCCACCTGGCGCTCAAGCCGGAGACGTCCGACGTGCTGCTCCTCACGGAGCTGCACCAGGAGGTCGGCCGGTTCTACGCCGAGGTGGTGACGGCGGCGCAGGCCGAGCACCCGCTCGACCTGGTGGCCCTGTCGGGCCAGACCGTCTACCACGTCCCCCGGCCGGACGCGGCGCGCGGGTGGCGCGTCAAGAGCACGCTGCAGCTGGGCGAGGCGGCCGTTGTCGCCGAGCGCTGCCGCGTGACCACCGTGTCCGACTTCCGTCAGTCCGACCTGGCCGCCGGCGGACAGGGGGCGCCGCTCGTCGCCTTCCCCGATTCGCAGCTCTACGCCGCCCCCGGCGTGGCGCGCGTGGTCGTCAACCTGGGCGGCATCGCCAACGTCACCTACCTGCCGGCGAACGGCGCCGAGGACCGCGTGGTGGCTTTCGACACGGGGCCAGGCAACTGCCTCCTCGACGAGGCCATGACGGCGCGCGCCGGCGAGCCGTTCGACGCGGGCGGCCGCGTGGCGCGCGAAGGTGCGGTCGACGAGGCGGCGCTGGCCCGCCTGCTGAGCGAACCGTACTTCGCGCTGCCGCCACCCAAGACGACAGGCCGCGAGCTCTTCCACCTGGGCGCCGCGCTCGAGGCGGGCTGGCCGGGTGGCGAGCCGCCCCTGCCGACGCTCGTGGCCACGCTCGCGCGCCTGACGGTCCGCAGCCTGGTGGACGCCGTGAACGAGCACCTGCTGCCGAAGGGCGTCGACGAGGTCCTTGTCGCGGGGGGCGGCGCCCGCAACCCCGTGCTGCTCGAGGGGATCGCCGCCGGCCTGCGCGCGCCCGTCAGGGGGTTCGCCGAGCTCGGGTACGACGACAAGGACCGCGAGACGCTCGCCATGGCCGTGATGGGCTACCTCGCGCTGCACGGCGAGCCGAACGTCCTGCCGTCCGCCACCGGCGCCGCCTGGCCCGTGGTGGCTGGCAAGGTCACTCGCCCGTGGCGGGGCCGCTGA
- a CDS encoding 7-cyano-7-deazaguanine synthase codes for MTTSDRLFVTIRPTAEVTIKSRTTRATFLRKLRLATKDALQRAGLEARAFVRGNRVMAEVGPGAAPADPAAVAPVLARVFGIGSFSFVEAVAAPDLGAIVELGLALYGDRVKGRRYAVRCKRSGRHPFGSLDVERKLGAALNPGAKVDLTHPEVTVEVEVDERQALFFSQRHQGAGGLPLGTGGHALALLSGGYDSVVAAWSLMRRGVEVDFVHFRLGELESERLALRVAKRLCDTWGAGSRPEAHVIDLRPAMAEMREQLDTRVWQVGLKRLMLRAADGTADALEAYAAGAEPAQASGAAGEGPRERGRRVSRRRVDALVTGEAIGQVSSQTLSNLRTIDAAAGRPVLRPLIAHDKQQIILLAERIGTAELSATAVEECNITPVRPATSSRAERLQQQEEGMDGSALARELARVARGDSRIPLRAMREGEGVLAGPTPDGDELIVHELPDGAVLVDCRTDTSGGWRPDWPAVTPAPPDLYAGLAAGGAAPLDRDTTYVTFCAHGVRSRYAAERLRAAGLRAHSFGSGEEELRRYLATRVTA; via the coding sequence GTGACCACAAGCGACCGACTGTTCGTGACGATAAGGCCGACGGCCGAGGTGACCATCAAGTCGCGCACCACGCGCGCCACCTTCCTCCGCAAGCTGCGCCTGGCCACGAAGGACGCGCTGCAACGCGCCGGCCTCGAGGCGCGCGCGTTCGTTCGCGGCAACCGCGTCATGGCTGAGGTCGGGCCCGGCGCCGCCCCCGCCGACCCGGCCGCCGTGGCGCCCGTGCTGGCGCGCGTGTTCGGCATCGGGTCGTTCTCGTTCGTCGAGGCCGTCGCCGCCCCCGACCTGGGCGCCATCGTCGAGCTGGGGCTCGCGCTCTACGGCGACAGGGTGAAGGGGCGACGCTACGCGGTGCGCTGCAAGCGCTCCGGCCGGCACCCCTTCGGTTCCCTCGACGTCGAGCGCAAGCTGGGCGCGGCCCTCAACCCCGGCGCCAAGGTCGACCTCACCCACCCCGAGGTGACCGTCGAGGTGGAGGTCGACGAGCGCCAGGCCCTCTTCTTCAGCCAGCGCCACCAGGGGGCCGGCGGGCTGCCGCTCGGGACGGGCGGTCACGCCCTCGCCCTCCTCTCCGGCGGCTACGACTCCGTGGTGGCGGCGTGGTCCCTCATGCGCCGCGGCGTGGAGGTCGACTTCGTGCACTTCCGCCTCGGCGAACTCGAGTCGGAGCGCCTCGCGCTGCGCGTGGCCAAGCGGCTGTGCGACACCTGGGGCGCCGGCTCGCGCCCCGAGGCGCACGTGATCGACCTGCGCCCCGCCATGGCCGAGATGCGCGAACAGCTCGACACCAGGGTGTGGCAGGTGGGACTCAAGCGCCTCATGCTGCGCGCCGCCGACGGCACCGCCGACGCGCTAGAGGCGTACGCGGCCGGCGCCGAACCCGCCCAGGCGAGCGGCGCGGCCGGCGAGGGCCCGCGCGAGCGGGGGCGCCGCGTGTCGCGCCGGCGCGTCGACGCGCTCGTGACCGGCGAGGCCATCGGTCAGGTGTCGTCGCAGACGCTCTCCAACCTCCGCACCATCGACGCCGCCGCCGGCCGACCCGTCCTCAGGCCGCTAATCGCCCACGACAAGCAGCAGATCATCCTCCTCGCGGAGCGGATCGGCACGGCCGAGCTGTCGGCCACCGCAGTGGAGGAGTGCAACATCACCCCGGTGCGGCCGGCGACCTCGAGCCGCGCGGAGCGGTTGCAGCAGCAGGAGGAGGGGATGGACGGTTCGGCCCTCGCCCGCGAACTGGCGCGCGTGGCGCGGGGCGACTCGCGCATCCCGCTACGCGCCATGCGCGAGGGCGAGGGCGTGCTCGCCGGCCCGACCCCGGATGGGGACGAGCTGATCGTGCACGAGCTCCCCGATGGCGCCGTGCTCGTGGATTGCCGCACCGACACGAGCGGCGGTTGGCGGCCCGACTGGCCCGCCGTCACGCCCGCCCCGCCCGACCTGTACGCGGGTCTCGCGGCCGGCGGAGCGGCGCCCCTCGACCGCGACACCACCTACGTGACGTTCTGCGCCCACGGGGTGCGCAGCCGCTACGCGGCCGAGCGCCTGCGCGCGGCCGGGTTGAGGGCCCACAGCTTCGGGAGCGGCGAGGAGGAGCTTCGCCGCTACCTGGCGACGCGCGTCACGGCCTAG
- a CDS encoding ATPase, producing the protein MTDAPPQPQEGAKAYLGLDAGGSSTRWLLQDAAGVELARGAAGPISAIQLRSGERGAALERLAALLAEVAAVARPARVAAGVTGLEPGSPDAETLAAATAAALAVPRAAVTVLPDVHIAYLAAFAPGEGVLVYAGTGSIGFHLTARGEAVRAGGHGYLIDDAGGGYWIGREALRRVLRRGDELGAYPGGALASGLAAALGGGDWDTIRREVYGGGRARVAGLTRVVALAAARGDADARAVLAAAGAELARLARVVSGRIGLALPVALAGGVARCGEPLTAALAAALPAGTRCEVSTREPVEAAALLARLGP; encoded by the coding sequence GTGACTGACGCCCCGCCCCAACCGCAGGAGGGAGCGAAGGCCTACCTGGGCCTCGACGCCGGCGGCTCGAGCACCCGCTGGCTACTGCAGGACGCAGCCGGGGTGGAGCTGGCGCGCGGCGCGGCTGGCCCCATCTCCGCCATCCAGCTCCGGTCGGGCGAGCGGGGCGCCGCGCTCGAGCGCCTCGCCGCGCTGCTCGCTGAGGTCGCGGCGGTGGCCCGCCCCGCGCGCGTGGCGGCGGGAGTGACGGGCCTGGAGCCGGGCTCGCCCGACGCGGAGACGCTGGCCGCGGCCACCGCCGCCGCCCTGGCCGTGCCGCGCGCGGCCGTGACCGTCCTGCCCGACGTCCACATCGCTTACCTCGCGGCCTTCGCGCCGGGCGAGGGGGTGCTCGTGTACGCCGGCACGGGCAGCATCGGCTTCCACCTCACGGCGCGCGGCGAGGCCGTGCGCGCAGGCGGGCACGGTTACCTCATCGACGACGCGGGCGGCGGCTACTGGATCGGACGCGAGGCGCTCAGGCGCGTGCTGCGGCGCGGCGACGAGCTGGGCGCCTACCCGGGCGGCGCGCTGGCGAGCGGCCTGGCCGCCGCCCTTGGTGGCGGCGACTGGGACACCATCCGCCGCGAGGTGTATGGCGGCGGGAGGGCGCGCGTTGCCGGCCTGACGCGGGTGGTGGCGCTCGCGGCCGCGCGGGGCGACGCGGACGCCCGCGCCGTGCTGGCGGCCGCGGGCGCGGAGCTGGCCCGGCTGGCGCGGGTCGTGAGCGGGCGCATCGGCCTCGCCCTGCCCGTGGCCCTGGCGGGCGGGGTGGCGCGCTGCGGCGAGCCGCTCACCGCCGCGCTGGCGGCGGCGCTGCCGGCGGGCACGCGCTGTGAGGTGAGCACGCGCGAGCCGGTCGAGGCGGCCGCGCTGCTCGCGCGCCTCGGGCCGTGA